In Rothia mucilaginosa, one genomic interval encodes:
- a CDS encoding NAD-dependent epimerase/dehydratase family protein, translating to MSPHSSRESSSHESVPRLSTSHAVTSPTARFRKPAQPLAARYTDPAPRSLRPVEEPDFAPRIGERILFTGASGLLGRESVLALLRAGYDVRVFQRGDSGIAALLPDSVRPRFEQVRGDITNAQAVDLAMTGVNGVVHAAAKVSVSGEWADYERINIEGTRTLLQAALNHSVGSFLYISSPSVAHAGAAIVGDGAGVASPEHARGNYARSKAAAELLALEANGTPLPGGGVLRVGALRPHIMWGPGDTQLVERILERSAAGRLPLLSGGTGLIDTLYIDNAADALVRGYQRLDAFAGQALVVTNGQPRTIAELLGGFCEAVGVPAPRFSVPAKVAALAGKVIERVWERLPKNVTAGDEPPMTEFLAEQLSTAHWFDQRRTRELLQWEPAVSIEEGYERLGLFYGDKYSR from the coding sequence ATGTCCCCTCATTCTTCGCGTGAGTCCTCGTCCCACGAGTCTGTACCCCGCTTGTCGACCTCGCATGCGGTGACTTCCCCGACGGCTCGGTTCCGCAAGCCCGCGCAGCCGCTGGCGGCACGCTACACCGACCCCGCCCCGCGTTCGCTGCGCCCGGTTGAGGAGCCTGATTTTGCGCCGCGTATTGGCGAGCGCATCCTCTTTACCGGTGCGAGCGGCCTGCTGGGTCGTGAGAGCGTGCTGGCGTTGCTGCGTGCTGGCTACGATGTGCGCGTTTTTCAGCGTGGCGATTCGGGTATTGCGGCTCTGCTGCCCGATTCGGTGCGCCCGCGTTTTGAGCAGGTGCGCGGCGATATTACGAACGCGCAGGCTGTGGATCTGGCGATGACCGGTGTGAACGGCGTGGTGCATGCTGCGGCGAAGGTTTCGGTCAGCGGCGAGTGGGCTGATTATGAGCGCATCAACATTGAGGGTACCCGCACCCTGCTACAGGCGGCGCTGAACCATTCGGTGGGTTCGTTCCTGTACATTTCTTCGCCGTCGGTGGCTCATGCCGGTGCGGCAATTGTGGGTGATGGTGCCGGCGTGGCGTCCCCGGAGCACGCACGCGGTAACTATGCGCGTTCGAAGGCTGCCGCTGAGCTCCTTGCCCTGGAGGCGAACGGCACTCCCCTGCCCGGTGGCGGGGTTTTGCGCGTGGGTGCGTTGCGTCCTCACATCATGTGGGGTCCGGGCGATACCCAGCTGGTCGAGCGTATTCTGGAGCGTTCCGCCGCGGGCCGCCTGCCGCTGCTCTCCGGCGGTACGGGCCTGATTGATACGCTCTACATTGATAACGCCGCAGATGCGCTGGTGCGCGGCTATCAGCGCCTCGACGCTTTTGCGGGTCAGGCTCTGGTGGTGACGAACGGTCAGCCGCGCACTATCGCCGAGCTGCTCGGTGGTTTCTGTGAGGCGGTGGGCGTTCCCGCCCCGCGTTTCTCGGTTCCAGCGAAGGTTGCGGCTCTGGCGGGTAAGGTCATTGAGCGCGTGTGGGAGCGTCTGCCGAAGAACGTGACCGCCGGTGATGAGCCGCCGATGACGGAGTTCCTCGCCGAGCAGCTGTCGACCGCGCACTGGTTTGATCAGCGCCGCACCCGCGAGCTTCTACAATGGGAGCCCGCCGTGTCGATTGAGGAAGGCTACGAGCGCCTGGGCTTGTTCTACGGCGACAAATACAGCCGCTAA
- a CDS encoding YceD family protein — translation MRMTPKMGLWFIHFVRRNAISRADASPLVVSVTNLIHRPGTMETLTEVLPAPADLGNTLIGVEEGSDIDLDIRMESVVDGILVTGSVVVDVHGECSLCLDPIDYEMSANIQELFVFEKAPAGGPEDEVDEQYAVEDDSIDLEPALRDAVILQLPFQPVCRDTCQGLCADCGARLEDDPGHHHEVLDPRWSALQGLLGADTEN, via the coding sequence GTGCGAATGACCCCTAAAATGGGACTTTGGTTTATACATTTCGTAAGGAGAAACGCCATTTCACGTGCAGACGCATCGCCGCTGGTGGTATCGGTTACTAACCTGATTCACCGCCCCGGCACCATGGAAACTCTCACTGAGGTCCTGCCCGCACCGGCAGACCTGGGTAACACGCTCATCGGCGTGGAAGAGGGTTCGGATATTGACCTCGATATTCGTATGGAGTCTGTTGTTGATGGTATCCTAGTTACCGGCTCCGTCGTTGTGGATGTACACGGCGAGTGTAGCCTCTGCTTGGATCCGATTGATTACGAGATGTCGGCCAATATTCAAGAGCTTTTCGTCTTTGAGAAGGCCCCGGCTGGCGGCCCCGAAGACGAAGTAGATGAGCAGTACGCCGTTGAGGATGATTCCATCGACCTTGAACCGGCTCTGCGGGACGCAGTAATCCTTCAACTGCCGTTCCAGCCTGTTTGCAGGGACACCTGCCAGGGTCTGTGCGCCGATTGCGGTGCGCGCCTGGAGGATGACCCCGGGCATCATCACGAGGTGTTGGATCCGCGCTGGTCGGCCCTACAGGGCCTGCTCGGCGCAGATACCGAAAACTAA
- the mutM gene encoding bifunctional DNA-formamidopyrimidine glycosylase/DNA-(apurinic or apyrimidinic site) lyase: protein MPELPEVETVRAGLADHSLGRPVRAVRVVDARSLRRHLPGPAHFEAALTGRALRGAYRRGKYLWLTLSEAGGTLADEALVVHLGMSGQLLVRDELGCESDSNSGGDSGNELGARAAFDEQPRHLRVALELGPAGATGSAASTNRASTGQRLLFVDQRIFGGMFLSPLVPDVPSAVAANEVAPGELGQSEVPERFLVPEAVKHIARDPLDEFFDPVAVRRKFLRTSSGIKKVLLDQSVISGVGNIYADEALWRARLHYAKPARTLSAAQTRELLEAVTQVLRESLAAGGTSFDALYVNVLGESGYFERSLNAYGRAGEPCHRCAEAGRTSLIVREPFQNRSSYRCPHCQRAPRAR from the coding sequence ATGCCCGAACTGCCCGAGGTAGAAACCGTCCGCGCAGGTCTAGCCGACCATTCCTTGGGTCGGCCCGTGCGGGCGGTGCGCGTGGTCGATGCCCGTTCGCTGCGCAGGCACCTGCCCGGTCCCGCCCACTTTGAGGCGGCACTCACCGGCAGGGCGCTGCGCGGTGCCTACCGCCGCGGCAAGTACCTGTGGCTGACCCTGAGCGAGGCGGGCGGCACGCTTGCCGACGAGGCGCTCGTGGTGCATCTGGGCATGAGCGGTCAGCTGCTCGTGCGCGATGAGCTGGGCTGCGAATCGGACAGCAACTCGGGCGGCGACTCGGGTAATGAGTTGGGGGCTCGTGCGGCGTTTGATGAGCAGCCGCGGCACCTGCGCGTGGCGCTCGAGCTAGGACCGGCTGGAGCTACCGGTAGCGCGGCGAGCACCAACCGGGCAAGCACCGGGCAACGGTTGCTCTTCGTGGATCAGCGTATCTTCGGTGGCATGTTCCTCAGCCCGCTGGTGCCGGACGTACCCTCGGCGGTTGCAGCGAATGAAGTAGCGCCGGGTGAATTGGGACAGAGCGAAGTACCTGAGCGTTTTCTTGTGCCCGAGGCGGTTAAGCACATTGCCCGCGACCCGCTGGACGAGTTCTTTGACCCCGTGGCGGTGCGTCGTAAGTTCCTGCGCACCTCCAGCGGCATTAAGAAGGTGCTGCTGGATCAGTCGGTCATCTCCGGGGTGGGCAATATCTATGCCGACGAGGCGCTGTGGCGTGCGCGGTTGCACTACGCGAAGCCCGCCCGCACCCTCAGCGCCGCCCAGACCCGCGAACTGCTGGAGGCGGTCACCCAGGTGCTGCGTGAGTCTCTGGCGGCGGGCGGCACGAGCTTCGATGCCCTGTACGTGAACGTGCTGGGCGAGTCGGGCTACTTTGAGCGCTCGCTGAACGCCTACGGTCGTGCTGGGGAGCCTTGCCACCGTTGCGCGGAGGCGGGCCGCACCTCCCTGATCGTGCGCGAACCGTTCCAGAACCGCTCGTCCTACCGTTGCCCGCACTGCCAGCGGGCCCCACGTGCTCGATAG
- a CDS encoding alpha/beta fold hydrolase: protein MRHLNFPKAQPPYNPEEWAGVNPRYSHLLEVPTTAPIELRAQQAGARRWHYLDNLPVLVEQGLEPIGTILCVHGNPTWSYLWRTVLDAGVNERAPWRVVAVDQIDMGYSERTHLDLEGERRSLTDRIADLGDFTKALGLDETDKPVVTLAHDWGGLVSFGWALEHREILSGVMLTNTAVYHDGIENIPAALRLALGVHEWGTHDSTAFIDVTLGLAQNEGRLPAPGSAGAGALDGALPQPVGPQPKRLYPSQLNEAIYRTYRAPYAHSAWREGVRNFVGDIPTGADIPSYTPMQRIAEQIRDLDVPAFFQWGTKDPVFQRRYLFDLMERMPQAKVHRYEKASHLVIEDYDIATPMMSWLAQTFGTLEDGVLVPARNAEAEHRAARARRHGLTTGESTAAEGITTGGAEGTVPAAFRPMLAALTERANDASTAVVDMDPKGDGTSVSVTLTWAELNQQVNAAATRLHALGVRPGDRVNLMVPPGARLTTLIYACMKLGAVIVVADTGLGIPGLTRALKGANPSFLVGIPAALSAARTLLWPGVRISVEPLGSVQEKLLGVAGSVFTAPAADGTPGAPVPTPTVVEFPSPVPDADAAVLYTSGSTGPAKGVVYTQRQLAGMRDAIANTYGFAPGSGLVAGFAPFALLGPALGATSVTPTMDVTRPKTLTASALASAAAAIDATVVFASPAALVNVVATADELNAEQRAALAKVQTVLSAGAPIPVPLLEALSALVPNASLHTPYGMTEGLPVTDVSFEMIRQAIAEGTPNAAGEVLDPFARDGVCVGFAVYGAAVAIAPLLQDGSVADELTHEPGVTGEILVSAPHVKDRYDTLWVTEEQSISTPGWHHTGDVGHLDASGRLWVEGRLAHVLLTSQGVLTPVAAEQSAESLPEVRRAALVAVGPAGTAAPVLVIEASANTAALEARQSASGLKRALLDRVPGANRFPIAEGVAPFELSQLVRQKVAEDTGVELAAVLVVHEHPTDIRHNSKIDRPALGEWASKVLAGA, encoded by the coding sequence ATGCGCCATTTGAATTTCCCTAAGGCTCAGCCTCCCTACAATCCGGAGGAATGGGCGGGCGTGAACCCGCGCTACTCCCACCTTCTGGAGGTGCCCACCACCGCCCCCATTGAGCTGCGGGCGCAGCAGGCTGGCGCGCGCCGCTGGCACTACCTGGATAACCTTCCGGTGCTGGTCGAGCAGGGTTTGGAGCCGATTGGCACGATCCTGTGCGTGCACGGTAACCCGACCTGGTCGTACCTGTGGCGTACCGTGCTGGATGCGGGCGTGAATGAGCGCGCCCCGTGGCGTGTGGTTGCGGTTGATCAGATTGACATGGGTTATTCGGAGCGCACCCACCTGGATTTGGAGGGTGAGCGCCGCTCCCTGACCGACCGTATCGCTGACCTGGGTGATTTCACGAAGGCGCTGGGTCTGGATGAGACTGACAAGCCGGTCGTGACCCTCGCCCATGACTGGGGTGGGCTGGTGTCCTTTGGTTGGGCGCTGGAGCATCGTGAGATTCTTTCGGGCGTGATGCTGACGAACACCGCGGTCTACCATGACGGCATTGAGAATATCCCTGCCGCCCTGCGTCTGGCGTTGGGTGTGCACGAGTGGGGTACTCACGATTCGACCGCGTTTATTGATGTGACCTTGGGTTTGGCTCAGAATGAGGGCCGCCTGCCCGCGCCGGGTTCTGCCGGTGCCGGGGCGCTTGATGGTGCCCTGCCGCAGCCGGTGGGTCCGCAGCCTAAGCGCCTGTACCCGAGCCAGCTGAATGAGGCGATTTACCGTACGTACCGTGCGCCGTACGCTCATTCGGCGTGGCGTGAGGGTGTGCGTAATTTTGTGGGTGATATTCCGACCGGTGCCGATATTCCTTCCTATACGCCGATGCAGCGTATTGCCGAGCAGATCCGTGACCTGGATGTGCCCGCGTTTTTCCAGTGGGGCACGAAGGACCCGGTGTTCCAGCGCCGCTACCTGTTTGACCTAATGGAGCGCATGCCGCAGGCGAAGGTGCACCGCTACGAGAAGGCCTCGCACTTGGTCATTGAGGATTACGATATTGCTACCCCCATGATGTCGTGGCTTGCGCAGACCTTTGGCACGCTGGAGGATGGCGTGCTGGTTCCGGCGCGTAATGCGGAGGCGGAGCATCGTGCCGCCCGCGCGCGCCGCCACGGCCTGACAACCGGCGAGAGCACCGCCGCTGAGGGTATTACGACTGGGGGCGCTGAGGGTACTGTTCCCGCGGCGTTCCGCCCCATGCTCGCTGCCCTGACTGAACGCGCCAACGACGCATCCACCGCCGTGGTGGATATGGACCCCAAGGGCGACGGCACCTCCGTGTCCGTGACCCTGACCTGGGCGGAGCTGAACCAGCAGGTCAACGCCGCCGCAACCCGCCTGCACGCCCTGGGTGTGCGTCCGGGCGACCGTGTGAACCTGATGGTGCCTCCGGGTGCCCGCCTGACCACCCTGATTTACGCCTGCATGAAGCTGGGCGCTGTCATTGTGGTGGCTGATACCGGTCTGGGTATTCCGGGTCTGACTCGCGCGTTGAAGGGCGCTAACCCGAGCTTCCTGGTGGGTATTCCCGCCGCGCTCAGTGCCGCCCGTACCCTGCTGTGGCCGGGTGTGCGTATTTCTGTTGAGCCGCTGGGTTCGGTGCAGGAGAAGCTGCTGGGTGTTGCCGGTTCAGTGTTTACCGCGCCCGCCGCTGACGGCACTCCGGGTGCGCCGGTGCCCACCCCGACCGTGGTGGAGTTCCCCTCCCCCGTGCCGGATGCTGATGCGGCGGTGCTGTACACCTCCGGTTCGACCGGCCCGGCTAAGGGTGTGGTGTACACGCAGCGTCAGCTGGCGGGTATGCGTGATGCCATTGCGAATACGTACGGTTTTGCGCCCGGTAGCGGTCTGGTGGCTGGCTTCGCGCCGTTTGCGCTGTTGGGTCCGGCGCTGGGTGCTACCAGCGTGACCCCGACGATGGATGTGACCCGCCCGAAGACCCTGACGGCTTCGGCATTGGCCTCGGCTGCGGCGGCTATTGACGCGACGGTCGTGTTTGCGTCCCCCGCCGCCCTGGTGAATGTGGTGGCGACCGCCGATGAGCTGAACGCTGAGCAGCGTGCGGCGTTGGCTAAGGTTCAGACCGTGCTGAGTGCTGGCGCGCCGATTCCCGTGCCGCTGCTGGAGGCGCTCTCCGCCCTGGTGCCGAACGCCTCCCTGCACACCCCGTACGGCATGACCGAGGGTCTGCCGGTGACCGATGTGTCTTTCGAGATGATTCGCCAGGCGATCGCTGAGGGCACCCCGAATGCTGCCGGTGAGGTGCTTGACCCGTTCGCCCGTGACGGCGTGTGCGTTGGTTTCGCGGTGTACGGTGCGGCGGTGGCTATTGCGCCGCTGCTGCAGGACGGTTCGGTGGCGGATGAGCTGACCCACGAGCCGGGTGTAACCGGTGAGATTCTGGTGTCGGCACCGCACGTGAAGGACCGCTACGACACCCTGTGGGTGACTGAGGAGCAGTCCATTAGCACCCCGGGTTGGCATCATACCGGTGATGTCGGACACCTGGACGCTTCGGGTCGCCTGTGGGTTGAGGGTCGCCTCGCGCACGTGTTGCTGACTTCGCAGGGTGTGCTGACCCCGGTTGCGGCGGAGCAGTCCGCCGAGTCCCTGCCCGAGGTGCGCCGCGCCGCCCTGGTCGCGGTGGGCCCTGCAGGTACCGCCGCCCCGGTACTGGTCATTGAGGCGTCCGCGAATACTGCCGCTTTGGAGGCGCGCCAGTCGGCATCGGGTCTTAAGCGTGCCCTGCTCGATCGCGTGCCCGGCGCCAACCGCTTCCCCATTGCGGAGGGTGTGGCGCCCTTCGAGCTCTCGCAACTGGTGCGTCAGAAGGTTGCCGAGGATACCGGCGTGGAGCTTGCCGCGGTGCTGGTAGTGCACGAGCATCCGACCGATATTCGCCACAATTCGAAGATTGACCGCCCCGCCCTGGGTGAGTGGGCGTCAAAGGTCCTCGCGGGGGCGTAA
- the rnc gene encoding ribonuclease III, translating into MFEFPSVDTRELRKRLGVDIDAETFLLSLTHRSYAFENPGVEHNERLEFLGDSVLSLAIAEEVYRRYPDLPEGELVKLHHVVVSTVALAKVARDLDLGRYILLGKGEIHTGGADKDSILADTMEAIFGLTYLECGREAARDLVLRLIAPLLDDEKVLNSGRDWKTELLNLATARGWGDVRYEVTGEGPDHARVYTAVAIVANQQAGTGVGPSKKEAERLAAEQAYRVLV; encoded by the coding sequence ATGTTTGAATTTCCTAGTGTTGATACTAGGGAGTTGCGTAAACGTCTCGGGGTCGATATCGACGCCGAGACGTTTTTGCTATCCCTAACGCACCGTTCCTACGCCTTCGAGAACCCCGGGGTGGAGCATAACGAGCGCCTGGAGTTCCTGGGCGATTCGGTGCTTTCCCTGGCAATTGCTGAAGAAGTGTACCGACGCTACCCCGACCTGCCCGAGGGTGAGCTCGTGAAGCTGCACCACGTGGTGGTGTCTACGGTGGCGTTGGCGAAGGTAGCACGCGACCTGGATCTGGGCCGGTACATCCTGCTCGGTAAGGGAGAGATTCACACCGGCGGCGCCGATAAGGACTCGATTCTTGCCGACACCATGGAGGCGATTTTCGGCCTGACTTACCTGGAGTGCGGTCGCGAGGCGGCTCGTGACCTGGTGCTGCGCCTGATTGCGCCGCTGCTCGATGATGAGAAGGTCCTGAACTCTGGACGCGACTGGAAGACCGAGCTGCTGAACCTCGCCACCGCCCGCGGTTGGGGAGACGTGCGCTATGAGGTCACCGGCGAGGGCCCCGACCACGCGCGCGTGTACACTGCGGTCGCTATTGTGGCGAACCAGCAGGCCGGTACCGGTGTGGGCCCGAGCAAGAAGGAGGCGGAGCGCCTTGCCGCTGAGCAGGCGTACCGCGTTCTGGTTTAG
- the rsmD gene encoding 16S rRNA (guanine(966)-N(2))-methyltransferase RsmD, with product MSRIISGAAGGVRLASVPGDNTRPTTDRVKESLFSKLESYDIIRGARVLDAFGGSGALGCEALSRGAASVTLLDTYPKAVAVIRKNVAAVEKAMGRTGSSGATGSAARVQQSQALTYVKSASGPWDLVFVDPPYAMPNEQVSELLQALTPKLTEGAVVVVERSSRDPEPVWGEGLYCFSTRQHGETVLYYVEPDEVEEQTGDEFDNESGEDAEELAA from the coding sequence ATGAGCCGTATTATTTCCGGTGCTGCCGGAGGCGTTCGCCTTGCCTCGGTTCCGGGGGATAATACTCGCCCCACCACCGACCGGGTGAAGGAATCCCTCTTCTCCAAGCTGGAGAGCTACGACATTATTCGTGGCGCCCGCGTGCTGGACGCCTTTGGTGGCTCGGGTGCGCTGGGCTGCGAGGCACTCTCACGCGGTGCCGCCTCCGTGACTCTGCTGGATACGTACCCGAAGGCTGTTGCGGTGATTCGCAAGAACGTTGCCGCGGTGGAGAAGGCGATGGGCCGCACCGGTTCTTCTGGTGCTACCGGTTCTGCGGCGCGCGTGCAGCAGTCTCAGGCGCTGACCTACGTGAAGTCCGCCTCCGGGCCGTGGGATCTGGTGTTTGTTGACCCGCCCTACGCCATGCCGAACGAGCAGGTCAGCGAGCTGCTGCAGGCGCTGACCCCCAAGCTCACCGAGGGTGCCGTGGTCGTGGTGGAGCGTTCTTCGCGCGACCCGGAGCCGGTGTGGGGCGAGGGCCTGTACTGTTTTTCGACCCGTCAGCACGGCGAGACGGTTCTCTACTATGTGGAGCCTGACGAGGTGGAGGAGCAGACGGGCGACGAGTTCGACAACGAATCTGGCGAGGACGCTGAAGAGCTCGCCGCCTAA
- the rpmF gene encoding 50S ribosomal protein L32: MAVPKRKMSRANTRARRSQWKASVPQLVKTVENGRVTYSLPHQAKVVTDAAGNALFLEYKGRKVADA, translated from the coding sequence GTGGCTGTTCCCAAGCGCAAGATGTCCCGCGCTAACACCCGCGCACGCCGTTCCCAGTGGAAGGCATCCGTGCCCCAGCTGGTTAAGACCGTTGAAAACGGTCGCGTGACCTACAGCCTGCCCCACCAGGCAAAGGTTGTAACCGACGCTGCAGGCAACGCCCTGTTCCTGGAGTACAAGGGCCGTAAGGTTGCAGACGCCTAA
- the coaD gene encoding pantetheine-phosphate adenylyltransferase: MIALCPGSFDPVHHGHLEIIARAAQLFDEVIVGVAHNSSKKYRFSLEERVQLVRESLQELGIEGVSVEPIPPGVLLAEYAAERGAKVLVKGLRSATDYSYEAPMASMNRHLAQVETVFLAGEDRYGAVSSTIIREVASLGGDVTPFVPEAVARALKNA, from the coding sequence ATGATTGCCCTCTGCCCCGGATCTTTTGACCCCGTGCACCACGGCCACCTGGAAATCATTGCCCGCGCCGCTCAGCTCTTTGACGAGGTGATCGTGGGCGTGGCGCACAATAGCTCCAAGAAGTACCGTTTCTCCCTGGAGGAGCGTGTGCAGCTGGTGCGTGAGTCTCTGCAGGAGCTCGGCATTGAGGGTGTGAGCGTGGAGCCGATTCCGCCGGGCGTGCTGCTTGCCGAGTATGCGGCGGAGCGTGGCGCGAAGGTGCTGGTGAAGGGTCTGCGTTCGGCGACGGACTACAGCTATGAGGCTCCGATGGCGAGCATGAACCGCCACCTGGCACAGGTTGAGACGGTGTTCTTGGCGGGTGAGGACCGCTACGGTGCGGTGTCGTCCACGATTATTCGTGAGGTGGCGTCGCTGGGTGGTGACGTGACTCCCTTCGTGCCGGAGGCGGTCGCCCGCGCCCTGAAAAACGCCTAG
- a CDS encoding 3-oxoacyl-ACP synthase III, which yields MLNAPAEKVGTNSDIRHANAALLSITHELPPEVVTSDYFDEQLAQTYKRLRMPKGLLERLAGISTRRGWAEGQTFEDGVVAAAEKAIAEAGIDRSQIGLLINASVTRDNFEPAVSVGVHDRLELPRHALNFDITNACLGFVNAMTVASTMIDAGAIDYALIVAGEDPSPWHRTAVRILNNPDSTREDVLAQFATLTLGSGAAAAVIGRADRHPEGHRIVGSVSRAGTEHRNLCIGGEADQGMNTDAEGLLKYGLELVAQAWEQAHQDGWEWNDMTSYVTHQISNAHTNAIIEAVGIERERIPLTFPKWGNVAAAALPMTLAEYAPTYTEGDRILCMGVGSGLNTALLEIQW from the coding sequence TTGTTGAATGCACCCGCCGAGAAGGTCGGCACGAACTCTGACATTCGCCACGCTAATGCAGCTCTACTGTCCATTACCCATGAGCTGCCTCCGGAGGTCGTCACGAGCGACTACTTCGATGAGCAGCTAGCCCAAACCTACAAGCGTCTGCGCATGCCCAAGGGCCTGCTGGAGCGTCTTGCCGGTATTAGTACTCGCCGCGGTTGGGCTGAGGGCCAGACTTTCGAGGACGGCGTGGTTGCCGCAGCTGAGAAGGCTATTGCGGAGGCGGGCATTGACCGTTCCCAGATTGGCCTGCTGATTAACGCTTCGGTGACTCGCGATAACTTTGAGCCCGCCGTTTCGGTGGGTGTGCACGACCGCCTGGAGTTGCCGCGTCACGCCCTGAACTTCGATATTACGAACGCCTGCCTGGGCTTTGTGAACGCGATGACTGTCGCCTCCACCATGATTGATGCGGGCGCTATCGACTACGCCCTGATTGTCGCTGGCGAGGACCCCTCCCCGTGGCACCGTACCGCGGTGCGCATCCTGAACAACCCCGATTCGACCCGCGAGGATGTGCTGGCGCAGTTCGCGACCCTGACCCTCGGTTCGGGTGCAGCGGCGGCTGTGATTGGTCGCGCTGACCGCCACCCGGAGGGTCACCGCATCGTCGGTTCGGTGTCCCGCGCGGGCACTGAGCACCGTAACCTGTGCATCGGTGGCGAGGCGGATCAGGGCATGAACACTGACGCCGAGGGCCTGCTCAAGTACGGCCTGGAGCTGGTGGCGCAGGCGTGGGAGCAGGCGCATCAGGACGGCTGGGAGTGGAACGATATGACCTCCTACGTGACCCATCAGATTTCTAACGCCCACACGAACGCCATTATTGAGGCGGTCGGTATTGAGCGTGAGCGCATCCCCTTGACTTTCCCGAAGTGGGGCAATGTGGCTGCGGCGGCTCTGCCGATGACTCTCGCCGAGTACGCGCCGACCTACACGGAGGGCGACCGTATTCTGTGCATGGGTGTGGGTTCTGGTCTGAACACTGCCCTGCTTGAGATTCAGTGGTAG